Proteins from a single region of Pseudomonas quebecensis:
- a CDS encoding RidA family protein has protein sequence MSITRYGAGSTAGGGQPRPFARAVEADGWLYVSGQVPAVDGEIITGGIVEQTHQTLRNVVAILEEAGYELKDVVRVGVWLEDPRDFWSFNKVFGEYFTPEHAPARACVQASMMVDCKVEIDCVAYRKKG, from the coding sequence ATGAGCATCACTCGTTACGGAGCCGGCAGTACTGCCGGCGGTGGCCAGCCTCGTCCTTTCGCGCGTGCCGTGGAGGCGGATGGCTGGTTATACGTCTCAGGCCAGGTACCGGCGGTGGACGGCGAAATCATTACCGGCGGCATTGTCGAGCAAACCCACCAGACCTTGCGCAATGTGGTAGCGATTCTGGAAGAAGCCGGCTACGAATTGAAAGACGTGGTCCGGGTCGGCGTATGGCTGGAAGACCCACGGGACTTCTGGAGTTTCAACAAAGTCTTCGGCGAATATTTCACCCCTGAACACGCCCCTGCGCGGGCTTGCGTGCAAGCCAGCATGATGGTCGATTGCAAGGTCGAGATCGATTGCGTGGCCTACCGGAAAAAAGGCTAA
- a CDS encoding IclR family transcriptional regulator, whose translation MTEDTIKRRAKGLDRAFDILDFLKEIGQPLRPNDIASGIGSPKSTVYELVASLLERRILETVGKDGHVYLGRQLYFLGQAHLRHFDLTREADHALQEIVSQTHETAQMCLLNGRKYTVALMREGERHFRISSDIGENAPIPWTASGRLLLGHLSDQQIVDLIDPDDFILPDGQRLPLETFLAQIRQASLDGFFSFDSVADTFTHCFAAPVRDAQGVSIATLCIVAPRADALNNYNDYRRVLIESANHLARRINE comes from the coding sequence ATGACCGAAGACACCATCAAACGCCGCGCCAAAGGCCTGGACCGCGCGTTCGATATTCTCGATTTTCTCAAGGAAATCGGCCAACCACTGCGCCCGAACGATATCGCCAGCGGCATCGGCAGCCCCAAGTCCACGGTCTATGAACTGGTCGCCTCGCTGTTGGAACGGCGCATCCTGGAAACGGTGGGCAAGGACGGTCACGTCTACCTGGGCCGCCAACTGTACTTTCTCGGTCAGGCGCACCTGCGCCATTTCGACCTGACCCGCGAGGCCGACCATGCCTTGCAGGAGATCGTCAGCCAGACCCACGAGACCGCCCAGATGTGCCTGCTCAACGGGCGCAAATACACCGTGGCGCTGATGCGCGAAGGTGAGCGGCATTTCCGTATTTCCTCGGACATCGGCGAAAACGCGCCCATCCCCTGGACTGCCTCCGGGCGTCTGCTGCTGGGGCACTTGAGCGATCAGCAGATCGTCGACCTGATCGACCCCGACGACTTCATCCTGCCGGACGGCCAGCGCCTGCCGCTGGAGACTTTCCTGGCGCAGATTCGTCAAGCCAGCCTCGACGGCTTCTTCTCGTTCGACAGCGTGGCCGACACCTTCACCCACTGTTTCGCCGCCCCGGTGCGGGATGCCCAAGGGGTGAGCATCGCGACTTTGTGCATCGTCGCGCCACGGGCCGACGCCCTCAACAACTACAACGACTATCGCCGGGTGCTGATCGAAAGCGCCAACCATCTGGCCCGTCGCATCAACGAATAG
- a CDS encoding amino acid deaminase gives MPALNAVEKGAAAVGAHLVRDVSLPALVLHRDALEHNIRWMQTFVRNSGAELAPHGKTSMMPALFKRQIEQGAWGITLASAVQTRAAYAGGVRRVLMANQLVGAPNMALIAELLADQDFEFHCMVDHPDNVADLGRFFAARGLRLNVMIEYGVLGGRCGCRSEQDVRDLAKAIKAQPALALTGIEGYEGVIHGEHAIRGIRDFAASLVRLAMELQDSGAFDLAKPIVTASGSAWYDLIAESFEAQNAAGRFLSVLRPGSYVAHDHGIYKDAQCCVLDRRSDLSEGLRPALEVWAHVQSLPEPGFAVIALGKRDVAYDAGLPMPLKRYKAGILPAEGDDVSACSVTAVMDQHAFMTVAPGLELRIGDIISFGTSHPCLTFDKWQVGCLVDEQLQVIEPLHTCF, from the coding sequence ATGCCTGCCCTCAATGCCGTTGAAAAAGGCGCCGCCGCGGTCGGTGCCCATCTGGTCCGCGACGTCAGCCTGCCGGCCCTGGTGCTGCACCGTGACGCCCTGGAACACAACATTCGCTGGATGCAGACGTTTGTCCGCAACAGCGGCGCCGAGCTGGCGCCCCATGGCAAGACCAGCATGATGCCGGCGCTGTTCAAACGGCAGATCGAGCAGGGCGCGTGGGGTATTACCCTGGCCAGCGCGGTGCAGACCCGTGCTGCTTATGCCGGTGGCGTGCGCCGCGTATTGATGGCCAACCAGTTGGTGGGCGCGCCGAACATGGCGTTGATTGCTGAGCTGTTGGCCGACCAGGATTTCGAGTTCCATTGCATGGTCGACCATCCGGACAACGTCGCCGACCTGGGGCGGTTTTTTGCCGCCCGTGGCCTGCGCCTGAACGTGATGATCGAGTATGGCGTGCTCGGCGGACGTTGCGGGTGCCGCAGCGAGCAGGACGTGCGCGACCTGGCCAAGGCGATCAAGGCGCAGCCGGCCCTGGCACTGACGGGGATCGAAGGCTACGAAGGGGTGATCCACGGCGAACACGCCATCCGCGGTATTCGCGATTTTGCCGCGAGCCTGGTGCGCCTGGCGATGGAACTGCAGGACAGCGGCGCTTTCGATCTGGCCAAGCCCATCGTCACCGCTTCGGGGTCGGCCTGGTACGACCTGATCGCCGAGTCGTTCGAAGCCCAGAACGCCGCCGGGCGTTTTCTCAGCGTACTGCGCCCCGGCAGCTACGTGGCCCACGACCACGGTATCTACAAAGATGCGCAGTGCTGCGTGCTCGACCGCCGCAGCGACCTCAGCGAAGGCCTGCGCCCGGCCCTGGAAGTCTGGGCCCACGTACAATCGCTGCCCGAGCCAGGGTTTGCAGTCATCGCCCTGGGCAAGCGCGACGTGGCCTACGACGCCGGCCTGCCGATGCCGCTCAAGCGCTACAAGGCCGGTATCCTGCCGGCCGAAGGCGATGACGTGAGTGCCTGCAGCGTCACGGCCGTGATGGACCAGCACGCCTTTATGACCGTGGCGCCGGGGCTGGAACTGCGCATTGGCGACATCATTTCCTTCGGCACCTCGCACCCGTGCCTGACCTTCGACAAATGGCAAGTCGGCTGCCTGGTGGATGAGCAATTGCAAGTGATCGAACCCCTGCACACCTGCTTCTAA
- a CDS encoding sugar kinase, protein MNTTPRIALIGECMIELQHRADGSLVQSFGGDTLNTAVYLRRALGESGSVDYVTALGDDSFSDAMRRQWADEGLGLGLVQRLPGRLPGLYCIQTDAKGERKFLYWRNEAAVRDCFTTPAAEPVLAALPSYDVVYFSGITLAVLGEVGRARLLQALIETRRRGGQVVFDNNYRPRLWPSVEAARAAYHAVLAEVDIALLTEDDERGLFGYQDAEQVFAAYPAIAEVVLKRGADTCLIRCNGEHFAVPALKIEKVVDTTAAGDSFSAAYLASRLQGGSPEVAALAGHRLASRVIQVPGALIPLG, encoded by the coding sequence ATGAACACAACCCCTCGCATCGCCCTGATCGGCGAATGCATGATCGAACTGCAACACCGCGCCGACGGCAGCCTGGTTCAGAGCTTTGGCGGCGACACCCTGAACACTGCGGTGTACCTGCGCCGTGCGCTGGGCGAAAGCGGCAGCGTCGACTACGTCACCGCCCTGGGCGATGACAGCTTCAGCGATGCAATGCGCCGGCAATGGGCCGACGAAGGTCTCGGTCTCGGCCTGGTCCAACGCCTGCCGGGGCGGTTGCCGGGTTTGTATTGCATCCAGACCGATGCCAAGGGCGAGCGAAAATTTCTGTATTGGCGCAACGAAGCCGCCGTGCGCGACTGCTTCACCACGCCTGCCGCCGAGCCGGTTCTGGCGGCGCTGCCGAGCTACGACGTGGTGTATTTCAGCGGTATCACCCTGGCCGTGCTCGGTGAGGTCGGCCGTGCGCGCCTGCTGCAGGCGCTGATCGAAACCCGCCGCCGTGGCGGCCAGGTAGTGTTCGACAACAACTACCGTCCGCGCCTGTGGCCCAGTGTGGAAGCAGCGCGCGCGGCGTATCACGCGGTGCTCGCCGAAGTGGACATCGCCTTGCTCACCGAAGATGACGAGCGCGGGTTGTTTGGCTATCAGGACGCCGAGCAGGTGTTCGCGGCCTATCCAGCCATTGCCGAGGTGGTGCTCAAGCGTGGCGCCGATACATGCCTTATCCGCTGCAACGGCGAGCATTTTGCCGTGCCGGCGTTGAAGATCGAGAAGGTGGTGGATACCACGGCGGCGGGGGATTCGTTCAGTGCGGCGTATCTGGCCAGCCGGCTCCAGGGCGGTTCACCCGAGGTGGCGGCGTTGGCTGGACATCGTCTGGCCAGTCGGGTGATTCAGGTTCCGGGGGCATTGATTCCCCTGGGGTGA
- a CDS encoding peptidylprolyl isomerase, producing the protein MKAQARHILVKTSEEAEQLKQRIAKGEAFDVLARKYSTCPSGKRGGDLGEIRPGQMVGAIDAVIFKKPLRVVHGPVKSKFGYHLVQVFYRD; encoded by the coding sequence ATGAAAGCCCAAGCCCGTCATATCCTGGTGAAAACCAGCGAGGAAGCCGAACAACTCAAGCAGCGCATTGCCAAGGGCGAAGCTTTTGATGTGCTGGCCAGGAAGTACTCCACCTGCCCGTCGGGCAAACGTGGCGGCGATCTGGGCGAGATCCGGCCAGGGCAAATGGTTGGGGCGATCGATGCGGTGATTTTCAAGAAACCGCTGCGGGTGGTGCATGGGCCGGTCAAGAGCAAGTTCGGGTATCACTTGGTGCAGGTGTTTTATCGCGATTGA
- a CDS encoding hybrid sensor histidine kinase/response regulator, translated as MNGTSTGSEAAALIARLDWARSPLGEANDWPQSLRTAVDIVVNSPMPMLLLWGHQLIQLYNDGFARLAGNKHPDAMGQPAHQTWPELESFTAPIYSAVRDGQTRTFSEQRFVLQRNHRDTEIWLDLTYSPIRDESGQVAGILVTAIDTHERRSKALELQQRSEASLKAQHNSEQRLQLALAATDAVGTWDWDIGEDHFIADAHFAYLHGVAPGDAGLLPISAYLQGVHPEDRGTVARSIKHCISHGTEYAEEYRLLLPDGEVRWIFARGRCYKDHQGRPVRFLGAALDLTERKTTEQALRHLNENLEERVAQRTQALAEANQRLQNEMYERERAEDALRHAQKMEAVGQLTGGIAHDFNNMLTGIIGSLDLMQRYITAGRSEEIGRFIEAAVSSAHRAAALTHRLLAFSRRQSLDRRPLDPNQLVASLEDLFRRTKGAHIRLNVQLGQDIWPVNTDASQLENALLNLVINARDAMPDGGEILIETANSYLDGTDITTLEPVKAGDYVMLGVCDNGTGMAPKILAKAFDPFFTTKPIGQGTGLGLSMIYGFAQQSGGHVTIQSEPGQGTCVRLYLPRLHGTSLESSLPASLGEAPVAQAGEAVVVVEDDLAVRMLVVNLLDELGYTAHQAADARTALPLLESDLRVDLLVTDVGLPGMNGRQLAEIARQHRPGLKVLFMTGYAEKASERQGFLEDGMDMVAKPFSIDLLATKIRAMIGVDERLQA; from the coding sequence ATGAATGGAACATCCACCGGTAGCGAAGCCGCTGCATTGATTGCACGGCTGGACTGGGCACGAAGCCCGCTCGGTGAGGCCAATGACTGGCCGCAAAGCCTGCGCACAGCCGTCGATATCGTGGTCAATTCACCGATGCCGATGCTTTTGCTGTGGGGCCACCAACTTATCCAACTGTACAACGATGGCTTTGCCCGGCTGGCGGGCAACAAGCACCCCGATGCCATGGGCCAGCCGGCGCATCAGACCTGGCCGGAGCTGGAAAGCTTTACCGCACCGATCTACAGCGCCGTGCGCGACGGGCAGACGCGCACCTTCAGCGAGCAGCGCTTTGTGCTGCAGCGCAACCACCGCGACACCGAAATCTGGCTGGACCTCACCTACAGCCCGATCCGCGACGAAAGCGGCCAGGTTGCCGGCATCCTGGTCACCGCCATCGACACCCACGAGCGCCGCAGCAAGGCCCTCGAGCTGCAACAACGCTCCGAAGCCAGCCTGAAGGCCCAGCACAACAGCGAGCAACGCCTGCAATTGGCGCTGGCCGCTACCGACGCGGTGGGTACCTGGGATTGGGACATTGGCGAAGACCACTTCATCGCCGACGCGCACTTCGCCTATCTGCACGGCGTCGCACCCGGCGACGCCGGCCTCTTGCCCATCAGCGCCTACCTGCAAGGTGTTCACCCCGAAGACCGTGGCACGGTGGCGCGCAGCATCAAGCATTGCATCAGCCACGGCACCGAATACGCCGAGGAGTACCGTTTGTTGCTGCCCGATGGCGAGGTACGCTGGATCTTCGCCCGCGGCCGCTGCTACAAGGACCACCAGGGCCGGCCGGTGCGTTTCCTCGGCGCCGCCCTGGACCTGACCGAACGCAAGACCACCGAACAGGCCCTGCGCCACCTCAATGAAAACCTCGAAGAGCGGGTCGCCCAGCGCACCCAGGCGCTGGCCGAGGCCAACCAGCGCCTGCAAAACGAAATGTACGAACGCGAGCGCGCCGAAGATGCCTTACGCCATGCGCAAAAGATGGAAGCGGTAGGCCAGCTCACCGGCGGCATCGCCCATGACTTCAACAATATGCTCACCGGCATTATCGGCAGCCTGGACCTGATGCAGCGTTACATCACCGCAGGGCGCAGCGAGGAGATCGGCCGTTTCATCGAGGCCGCCGTGTCCTCCGCCCATCGCGCCGCCGCCCTCACCCATCGGTTGCTGGCGTTCTCCAGGCGCCAGTCGCTGGACCGGCGCCCACTGGACCCGAACCAGCTGGTGGCGTCCCTGGAAGACCTGTTCCGTCGTACCAAAGGCGCGCACATTCGCCTGAATGTGCAACTGGGCCAGGACATCTGGCCGGTCAACACCGATGCCAGCCAGTTGGAAAACGCGTTGCTCAACCTGGTGATCAATGCCCGCGACGCCATGCCCGACGGCGGTGAAATACTGATCGAAACCGCCAACAGTTACCTGGACGGCACCGACATCACCACCCTCGAACCCGTCAAGGCCGGCGATTACGTGATGCTCGGTGTGTGCGACAACGGCACCGGCATGGCGCCGAAGATTCTTGCCAAAGCGTTCGACCCCTTCTTCACCACCAAGCCTATCGGCCAGGGTACTGGCCTGGGGCTGTCGATGATCTACGGGTTTGCCCAGCAGTCCGGCGGCCATGTGACCATCCAAAGCGAGCCGGGCCAGGGCACCTGCGTGCGCCTGTACCTGCCGCGCCTGCACGGCACCTCCCTGGAGAGCAGCCTGCCGGCCAGCCTCGGCGAAGCGCCGGTGGCCCAGGCGGGCGAAGCAGTCGTAGTGGTCGAGGATGACCTGGCGGTGCGCATGCTGGTGGTGAACCTGCTGGACGAATTGGGCTACACCGCACACCAGGCAGCGGACGCGCGTACCGCGTTGCCGCTGCTGGAATCGGACCTGCGCGTGGACCTGCTGGTGACCGACGTGGGCCTGCCGGGCATGAACGGCCGGCAACTGGCGGAAATCGCGCGCCAGCACCGTCCGGGGCTCAAGGTGCTGTTCATGACCGGCTACGCCGAAAAAGCCTCCGAGCGCCAGGGCTTCCTGGAGGATGGCATGGACATGGTAGCCAAGCCGTTTTCCATTGATCTGCTGGCGACGAAAATCCGCGCGATGATCGGCGTCGACGAACGACTTCAGGCATAA
- a CDS encoding acetoacetate--CoA ligase, with product MSEILWQPSPERIRNTRMDQFRRFINDRHAVQLCDYPALHQWSIDRRAEFWQAIVAFFDVQFRSPPSAALIEGDAMPSAQWFPGATLNFAEHLLRRRDHHPAVVAVGEDGQREQLTYAELAAHVAGLQNSLRAAGVGIGDRVAACMPNTWQTLVAMLATTSLGAIWSCSSPDFGTQGVIDRFGQIEPKVLITCAGYRYAGKTIDQSAKLNEILERLPSLQQLIVVPYARPQARVEDYRTRARVTLWQDVYQPGGEPAFVAVPFDHPLYILYSSGTTGVPKCIIHGTGGVLLTHLKEHGLHADLSRDDCLFYYTTCGWMMWNWLVSVLALGATAVLYDGSPFHPGPARLIDLIDAERISVFGTSPKFLATLEKAGLQPRLSHALGSLKGLISTGSPLSPQSYDYVYREIKAELCLSSMSGGTDIVSCFVIGNPVLPVRRGEMQCKSLAMAIEVWDDQGQPLIGEKGELVCTRHFPAMPIGLWNDPDGQKLRASYFSQFPGVWAQGDYAEERANGSLLIHGRSDAVLNPGGVRIGTAEIYRQVEKVPQVLESLAIGQRWQDDVRVVLFVRLDPGVVLDEALEQQIRQVIRANTTPRHVPAKILAVSDLPRTISGKIVELAVRNVVHGEPVKNTDALANPEALEAFRDRPELA from the coding sequence CCGCAACACGCGCATGGATCAGTTCCGGCGCTTTATCAATGATCGCCACGCCGTGCAGCTTTGCGACTACCCGGCGCTGCACCAGTGGAGCATCGACCGGCGCGCCGAGTTCTGGCAGGCCATTGTCGCGTTTTTCGACGTGCAGTTTCGCAGCCCGCCCAGCGCCGCGCTGATCGAAGGCGACGCCATGCCCAGCGCCCAGTGGTTTCCCGGTGCGACCCTGAATTTTGCCGAGCACCTGCTGCGCCGCCGTGACCATCACCCGGCCGTGGTCGCCGTCGGTGAAGACGGCCAGCGCGAACAACTCACCTACGCCGAACTCGCCGCCCATGTCGCCGGCCTGCAAAACAGTCTGCGAGCGGCGGGCGTCGGTATCGGCGACCGCGTCGCGGCGTGTATGCCCAATACCTGGCAAACCCTGGTTGCCATGCTTGCCACCACCAGCCTTGGCGCGATCTGGTCGTGCTCTTCGCCCGACTTCGGCACCCAAGGCGTGATCGATCGCTTCGGCCAGATCGAACCCAAGGTGCTGATCACCTGCGCCGGTTATCGGTATGCCGGCAAAACCATCGATCAGAGCGCCAAGCTCAATGAAATCCTCGAACGCCTGCCGTCTTTGCAGCAGTTGATCGTGGTGCCGTACGCACGGCCGCAGGCTCGGGTCGAGGACTATCGCACCCGGGCCCGCGTGACGCTTTGGCAGGACGTTTACCAACCCGGCGGCGAGCCTGCGTTTGTTGCGGTGCCGTTCGATCATCCGCTGTACATCCTGTATTCCAGTGGCACCACTGGGGTGCCCAAGTGCATCATCCATGGCACCGGCGGTGTGCTGCTCACCCATCTGAAGGAACACGGCCTGCATGCCGACCTGTCCCGCGACGACTGCCTGTTCTACTACACCACCTGCGGCTGGATGATGTGGAACTGGCTGGTGTCGGTACTGGCCCTGGGCGCTACGGCGGTGCTCTATGACGGCTCGCCGTTTCACCCAGGGCCTGCGCGCTTGATCGACCTGATCGACGCGGAACGCATCAGCGTGTTCGGCACCAGCCCCAAGTTTCTCGCCACCCTGGAAAAGGCCGGCCTGCAACCGCGCCTGAGCCATGCGCTGGGTAGCCTCAAGGGGCTGATCTCAACCGGCTCGCCGCTGTCACCGCAGAGCTACGACTACGTGTACCGCGAGATCAAGGCCGAGCTGTGCCTGTCGTCGATGTCCGGCGGCACCGACATCGTCTCCTGTTTTGTCATCGGCAACCCGGTGCTGCCGGTGCGCCGTGGCGAAATGCAGTGCAAGAGCCTGGCGATGGCCATCGAGGTGTGGGACGACCAGGGCCAGCCGTTGATCGGCGAAAAAGGTGAGCTGGTGTGTACCCGTCACTTCCCCGCCATGCCCATCGGCCTGTGGAACGACCCCGACGGGCAGAAACTGCGTGCGTCGTATTTCAGCCAGTTCCCCGGCGTATGGGCCCAGGGCGACTACGCCGAGGAGCGCGCCAACGGCAGCCTGTTGATCCACGGGCGTTCGGACGCGGTGCTCAACCCCGGCGGCGTGCGCATCGGCACCGCCGAGATTTATCGCCAGGTGGAAAAAGTCCCTCAGGTGCTGGAAAGCCTGGCCATCGGCCAACGCTGGCAGGACGACGTTCGGGTCGTGCTGTTTGTGCGCCTGGACCCTGGCGTCGTGCTCGATGAGGCGCTGGAACAGCAGATCCGCCAGGTGATCCGCGCCAACACCACACCGCGCCATGTGCCGGCGAAGATCCTCGCCGTCAGCGATCTTCCGCGCACCATCAGCGGCAAGATCGTCGAACTGGCGGTGCGCAACGTCGTGCACGGCGAACCGGTGAAGAACACCGACGCCCTGGCCAACCCCGAGGCCCTGGAGGCGTTTCGCGACCGTCCCGAACTGGCTTGA